The DNA region GACTTAGCAATAGGATATAGTTTTGTACACACTTGGGAAATTAAACAAGTACAATGAAATCACGGTGACAAATTAATCAAAATCAAACTAGCTAGAGCCTAGAGCCTAGAGAGCCGGTGGAGGGCTAATAATGTTCGACTTAGGATTAGAACGAAAAAGCGTAATGTAACACTGACGTTCTGTTCGAGGCATCCTCCGTCGATGGAGATGTCACAGAACTCTGAAAGTGGTAGAAAGCTGATCGAAGAGAATGAAAAAGAGAACGAGAAACATAGGGCAATCACGCTGAAGTTCATTGAGGCCGGAAACGAACAGCAACGAGCTATATCCAACTCGTCTGGCAGAGTAATGTATTGTTCGTGCACTTTATAATGTTCTTTTTATCCGATATCTAGCATCATCCAACAACTCTCGTTCACGAGACAGAACTTAAGAGAgggtattcaattgagaatttgagatattttaattcttttaatgaatctagcgGTATTTAATCATGATTTTAAGTAATTCTCtaaaattcaatgtgtattcaattaggattttaagatagtttattaaaatccttagaaatccgggtttattcaattatgattttaaagaaatttataacattccaggtgtatttATCTAGAAATttattttgaaggattttaaaaagttgaggaatttgagggaattagagagatttcgtagtgcaATATAAgcattcacaaatctcacatctcccctgagatttcgagagaattgaatcaaattttttcATAGAATCTCTAGAAATCAattagggggtgtattcaacttgagaatttgagagactataatggatttataaatccatgaatttttatggagtttaatttatttgtagaggtttcatataaaatttgattcaattcctTCGAAATCTTATAGGGAGATGTAAGATTTgtagatgcttaaaatacactacgaaatctctcaaattccctctaattcctccactttctcaaattctttaaaatcaatttctaattgaatacacctaaaattttataaacttctttaaaatcctaattgaatacatctggATTTCTAAAGATTTTAATACACAAACTAGCAGCTGGAGCCTTGATGCTAATAGCTTATTAGCACATTTTACATATCCGGCGGAATTTGTCTAATAAATGTGGCCCGTGCCGGAGGAGGGGGCGGAGCTCTTTAAGTAATTAAAATTATGAGTACCATATAACAACGTTAATTAGAGATAAACAGAGAAAACATGCAACAACTAGtgcatgtttttctttttaatctcATAGCCGTTTAATAACTCTTTcgttttctccttcttcttctttttgtatATAAAAGGACCAATTAGTTCATGCATGTTAATTataattagaaatttagaactgAACAAACCTGCTTGGACCGGAGCTGATTTCATATAGTGGACAAATAAGATGGGAAGTGCTCGAAACTTCCCATCTCTTAAAATAATGTAACCgattcataatatatataatatcatttattaaaagaaaaatctaCCACTTtccttataaaaaaataaaaatcaaacttgACTTAACATAAAAGGATTGTCGCTGCTCATTGCTCACTTCTTCATcttttaatatagataatattgtttgtttaaaaaaaaaaaccgaatggAAGGTAAATTGAAAGCAAAAGGGTTAATAATAGAATTACCATGCAAGTTCCAACAAATTAACCCCACTGATTTTTACTTTCCACCGTATAAATTTGATGCATCATCCACCCTGTAACCACGCAACTTGACACCCCGGCAAAACCCTAGCCATCCGCTTCATTTTTTACCCAACACGAATATTCCCCCCGACTAATCCGGACCCGCCAATTTCCCCATAActcttcgtttttttttttttttactccacCCCACCTGCCCCACCTCCTCTCCCTCTCGCCTGTCCCCTCTCCATCCACCGGCGAGCCATGCGCCGACGACCTTCACGTTCTTGAATCTCATCAAGGCCGTCcgttttctcttttccttctttctcgATCGATTCTCGGCCCTCCGATTCCGCCTGAGAACCGACgacgatgatgatgaagaaagaAAACGGAGACCATCACGTGCACGTCTTGGAGATCAACCTCATCTCCGCCCAGGGCCTCAAGCCTCCCTCCGCCGCCCTCCGCCGCATGCAGACCTACGCCCTCGCCTGGGTCGACTCCGCCCACAAGATCCGCTCCCGGGTCGACAAGATCGGCGGCGAGAACCCCACGTGGAACGATCGGTTCCTCTTCAAGGTCCCGTCCGCATTTCTCTCAAGCGAGACCTCCCAGGTCTCCATCCAGATCTATGCCGTCGGCTGCTTCAGCGATCACCTCGTCGGCACCGTCCGACTTCTGATCAACAACTTTCTCGACGTCGCGTCCAAGGTTCCGTCGTTTACGGCCATCCAGATTCGGAGACCTTCTGGAAGATTCCAAGGCGTGTTGAATGTGGCCGCGATGGTGATCGACGGCTCGTATCTGGCTCCGGCGGTGAGCGAGTTGTCTGCGGTCGGGTACCGCGACCTGATGGGAAAGGGAGAAAGCTTCCGGCGCCGGCGACGCGACAGCATGAAGAGCAAATCGAGTGATTACCCCGGCGATTCGAAGGAAAACTCTTTCACTGAGTCGGCGGAGAACTCAGACGTCTGCGAGTCGGCGGCATCATCTCCGGCGACGCCATTACCGCCTCTGAAGGAGCTGAACACGATCACCGAATTGGCGGGAACAACAAGGCAGGTGTTGAAGGCTCGTCCAATGGACGGCTCGCGTTTCCTGTGCTGCTTGCTGACGCAGAGGAAGATGCAATACAGTCCGTCGGATGAGAACGCGGATGGAGCCCACAGCAGAGAAAGGTAAAAAGAAAGAGTAAAACggtaaaaaagtaaaaaaaagttTGACGAGCATGGAGGTTATTCGTGTGAATAATGCCGGTGGAGGGATGAAGATTAAAATGGTAATGAGAGAGGATTAAGAGTAAGAGAGTGCAAATTACGGATTAATGAGGAGTTTGATTACGAGTAGCCAGAGTTTAGTTTCTTCTTGattctaaaataaaaatgtagGAATCAGGCAGGCACCGGTGATTGTTGGCTTCTATTAAGCGtgtaaatttgtaattttgCTTTTTGTGCAAACAATGTGCAATTAGTCATGCAGTAATCTCATCAAATTCTCCTCTACTTTTGAGGTGTTTTAATGACAATTCAAGTGGTTGTAGCACTGTGGCAGTAGACACGCATGGTGAAGGTCACGATTTAGTTGGGAGAGGGAAATGGCGCAAGGTGTGAGAGGGTTTTTGCGTGTGCATGTAAAAATACGTTTAAATTTGATCTAAATGTATGTATGAAAGTTTTTCTCCAATGC from Malus domestica chromosome 01, GDT2T_hap1 includes:
- the LOC103426067 gene encoding uncharacterized protein; protein product: MMMKKENGDHHVHVLEINLISAQGLKPPSAALRRMQTYALAWVDSAHKIRSRVDKIGGENPTWNDRFLFKVPSAFLSSETSQVSIQIYAVGCFSDHLVGTVRLLINNFLDVASKVPSFTAIQIRRPSGRFQGVLNVAAMVIDGSYLAPAVSELSAVGYRDLMGKGESFRRRRRDSMKSKSSDYPGDSKENSFTESAENSDVCESAASSPATPLPPLKELNTITELAGTTRQVLKARPMDGSRFLCCLLTQRKMQYSPSDENADGAHSRER